Genomic window (Arachis hypogaea cultivar Tifrunner chromosome 13, arahy.Tifrunner.gnm2.J5K5, whole genome shotgun sequence):
GAACAAATACAAGTGTGATCTCCTTTGAACATTTGAAGAAATGCACTACTAATTCTGTTAAATTAACAACACCACTATGATAGTATGATGTATAGCTGTAGAAGTAGTAAACCTTTAAACATGGATGAAGCCCTCTCTATAGTAGTTTTGAGAATTCTAaaagaactaaaaaataaatcataaataaataaaactgagTGGGATCAGCTACAtcctacatgaatcaaacgatatCTTTGTGTCCTATCATTTATCATGTTTATAGTAAAACTATTTACACATAATTCTCCCTTGACTACCTCGTGTACGGTCTTTTTGGATCTTCCTTTACCTTTCGCCACTTGTCTATCTTCCATTTGATCCACCCTCCAAATTTGCCATGGCAATATAAGTCAACCAAATTACCAATACCATGTTGGTCAAGCAACAGGCAAGCTTGTCCGTTTTCAATGGTCTTGAATTTGAGTCTTGGGATGAAAAAACACAAAATGGTTACAATTTCTTGAACCATATTAGTAGAATTTTTGGTAATGATAGGGCTAACTAAAGGGGTCATCCTCCTTTAAAGTGAAATTGTAGTTTTCACTCTTGAACAACCAAAAATGTTTGGACAAAACTACCCTGGCCAATGAATGGTTGACAAAGACTCATAATAAGGCtgagaaaagaaaactaccttggCCAATGAAGGATATACAGAAATGGCATAAACAAAAGGTAGATTGAGATTCAGCAGGCACTTCCACTTCCTTCTATATAGATATACAATATAATCTTTCAAAAGCTTAGCTTTAATGTTGTGTTGCAACCTATAATGAGAAACTTACGTGCgttaatcaaataaataaaaaagcaaCAAAGTCAGTATCCTCTTTAGAAAGTGGTGAATTAGGCCATATCCTTTACGTGCAaacttaaataaatagaaggcCAATCAAAGTGAaatcacttatatatatatatatgtcaggacaaataaaaatgaagagttccaaagggagaaaaaaataaaaaaggtggttTCATGGTCTGTCTTTTTGGATAATCAAACATGAGTTATTATTTTATAGAATTATAGATATAGGATTCCTGCTTCAtctaaaaaatattcataaaaaaaaagtcaaaactgAAAATCTACTTTGCAAAATAGCAGAGATTGAAATCATTAGCATAACATAAATATCAGGAAAGATTAAGCTAAGGCTACTGATTATTTAAGGGAACGATTTTTCATTAGAAAAGTAACAAACATTTTCGTCACTTTTTTCCACCAACTCAACAAATTTTCTATGTAATTTATGCACTAAACAAGGCCGAATTCAATCATCAGCTATACATCACAAAACTgaaagaaaattattaaaaaaaattataataatcttACAACAAAAGAAATGAGCAAAAGAACATTATACTTTCCCAAGAACTGCATTAAAACTTGTTCATATACGGTACAGGCACATTTTTGTCCCATACATAATGCATCTTGTAGAAGCCAAGAATTCCAAGAGACTTACATCCACCAACCTTCAAAGATAGGAGTTCCCGCACGAGTTCCCTCTGTGTAAATGATTTTCTTCTTGAACACCGATATTTCCACATTCAACTTCGAGCCAATGAGCACGAACAAAAGGTTATTGATCATCATTTCCCACCACTTCTTCAACATTCTCCATTGCCTCAATCACACACAGGTAGGTGCTGTCATCAGGGGTAATGCCTTTACTTACCATTTCTCTGAGGAGCTCTTCAGCATGCTCTCCTTCTCTCTTTCTGCATAAGCCTTGTATAAGAGCATTGTAAGTAAGAAGTGTAGGATTAAATCCTGTGGTCAACATTTCATCACGAACTCTAAAAGCATCCTTCATATCGCCCTTTTTACTGTATCCACTAATGAGTGTATTGTAACTAATATGATCAGGCTTGATCCCCTTTCTTTTCATCTCATCAAGAAGTTCGCGAGCTTCTTCCACCTTCCCCTCCCTGCAGTATCCTTGCATCAGGGTATTATAAGTGACTTCATCCGGTAGAACCTTCATCCGGTCCATCTCTTTTAAGAGTTCAAATGCTCGACTGATGTTACCATTTACGCAGTGACCACAAATCAATGCATTAAACATTATGATATCTGGCAACAGACCTTCTTGTTGAATCTTGTTAAACAAGTTATCTGCCTCTACCATTCTGTCCCTTTTACCCAGAACATATATAAGCGATGTGTAAGTTACCAGCGTTGGCCGAATCCTTTCCCTCTCCATTTCATCGTAAAGCTCAAAGGCTTTCTTTGCATCCCCACATCTGCAATACCCATTAATCAATATGTTATATGTAACAGCATCCAAATTCATCCCCTTTTCTTGCATCTCTTTGATCATATCATCAGCTTCCGCTGTCCTCCCTTCCATAAACAGTGCATGAATAAACACATTGTAGGTTACCATAGATGGCACTATGCCTTTGCTTATCATCTCATCCCTGTACGCAAAAGCCTTACCCAGGTCCCCTTTGTTGCAGTAAGCATCAATCAATGCATTATATGTCACTGCATTGGGAATCAAGCCAAACTCCAACATGTTACCAAGTATTGCAGATGCCTCTTCAAGCATTCCTGCCTTACACAACCCGCTAATGAAAGAGTTATAAGTGTAAGCATCCGGCGCAAGACCTTTACCCTTCATCGTTTCAAAGATCAAGCTTGCCCCTTTGAGTCTCCCTCTCGAACAGTAAGCATGGATCATGGTGTTATAAGTAACAACACTGGGCTTGACACCAAGAGCATCCATTTGGTCAATGAACTCTTTTGCCTTGCTCAACTTCCCTTCTTTACACAACACATTGATCATTATGTTAAAAGTGTAGACACTGGACTTAATCTTCATCCTGAACATCTCAGCATAAAGAACCCAAGCCATCTGAGTCCTATTCAATTTCAAGAACAAACTCAGCATCTGGTTACAAGTTTCAACTTTGGGAACAACCCCTTTTcctttcatcaaggagaaacactccATGGCCTCATTGGGCTTCTTGAGCTCACAATAAGCCTTGATCATAAGATCAAAGACAATGGTACTACTAGTCTTGGCACTGAAGTGATCATGGGCAAGTGATAGCTCATTGAAAATGTCCTGGGTGGGGGAAATGGAAGAGTGAATGAGGTGCTTGAAGTGGTCAATGGCGGGTTTTGGGGAGGAGAGGCGAGAGAGGATGCAGAGGGAGAGGCAATGGCTGGTGAGGTCAAGGGAGGAAGagtggtggaggaggaggagggtgaGGAGGTGGTGGACGAGGTGGGGGGAGTGGTGGAGGGCG
Coding sequences:
- the LOC112736811 gene encoding uncharacterized protein, which translates into the protein MKFLRVFKVKPSNFKHRGTTPAPHFSTLSEPQTPISEANLLHSIQSSQWHFVEHLAPNLTPSLLSSTLTALHHSPHLVHHLLTLLLLHHSSSLDLTSHCLSLCILSRLSSPKPAIDHFKHLIHSSISPTQDIFNELSLAHDHFSAKTSSTIVFDLMIKAYCELKKPNEAMECFSLMKGKGVVPKVETCNQMLSLFLKLNRTQMAWVLYAEMFRMKIKSSVYTFNIMINVLCKEGKLSKAKEFIDQMDALGVKPSVVTYNTMIHAYCSRGRLKGASLIFETMKGKGLAPDAYTYNSFISGLCKAGMLEEASAILGNMLEFGLIPNAVTYNALIDAYCNKGDLGKAFAYRDEMISKGIVPSMVTYNVFIHALFMEGRTAEADDMIKEMQEKGMNLDAVTYNILINGYCRCGDAKKAFELYDEMERERIRPTLVTYTSLIYVLGKRDRMVEADNLFNKIQQEGLLPDIIMFNALICGHCVNGNISRAFELLKEMDRMKVLPDEVTYNTLMQGYCREGKVEEARELLDEMKRKGIKPDHISYNTLISGYSKKGDMKDAFRVRDEMLTTGFNPTLLTYNALIQGLCRKREGEHAEELLREMVSKGITPDDSTYLCVIEAMENVEEVVGNDDQ